The Gasterosteus aculeatus chromosome 17, fGasAcu3.hap1.1, whole genome shotgun sequence genome includes a window with the following:
- the LOC120834784 gene encoding histone deacetylase 7 isoform X2: protein MSAPATVDAIISNPVTLSIHGKQPMDLGVTQRLLHPGLDPAMLAPRPPLFLGPLNSQHCSQFSPRHVQYNIEQRQREMEQEKREELHQLIRKSKNEQSAVASPLVKQKLREHIIMKSQPAHNNLPLTPNHSTPTPGYRLPVPDMSPTSPTIACDQRKDLALRRTVSEPTLKWKLKKLISTRPNPLQRKISAPPAVKHRTETLDSSTSSLSTPASGCSSPNDSLHSDNGHLPVAHEAQRLLAHFTSPPNHPAMHNITAGLPAQTDLRVARPLAVSAMHQIYMSVDGSSQALTQRQQPLLILEPHTGLVHSQLVSFRGLSSSPLQQQQLHLSSSTRREGVVTLPCHRPLERTRSEPPPYSRSPLTLHASRHPHIQHQLTQHYHRSGLERFKQNAYLCKIPSEDMDLEEIGSESGSGPGSVCDSEPGSMCEEGYHRRHSTASTDSVYGTESTASSRDSLIEPSHSLCQRQVNLRSGLHLDPMAAPTLVWPHQPLVRTKSSPASTTLPPSPHPPATLSLSSSAADVQLRFTTGLVYDAQMQKHQCTCGDNSRHPEHAGRVQSIWSRLHERGLRSQCERIRSRKATLEELQSVHSEKHVLLFGTNPLNRLKLDNRVLSQRIFVMLPCGGVGVDIDTIWNELHTSVASRIAAGCVTDLALKVAQGELKNGFAVVRPPGHHANHSSPLGFCFFNSVAIAAKQLQHKHNVSKILIVDWDVHHGNGTQEAFYNDPSVLYISLHRYDDGNFFPGSGHPSEVGAGAGEGFNVNVGWTGGLNPPMGDAEYLAAFRAVVMPIAHEFSPDVVLVSAGFDAVEGHLSSLGGYKVTAKCFGFLTRQLMSLAGGRVVLALEGGHDLKAICDASEACVSALLGMEVEPLSQSVLDQKPCKNAIQSLEKVVQVQGEYWQSVKDSAATVDLSYLQAQRRRLRRDSDSEAVRAIASLSMGSVASDKKHQ, encoded by the exons tgGATGCGATCATTAGTAATCCGGTTACATTATCCATACATGGGAAACAGCCCATGGACCTAGGTGTGACCCAGAGGTTGTTACATCCAGGCCTAGATCCGGCCATGCTGGCCCCCCGCCCTCCTTTGTTCCTTGGACCCCTGAACTCTCAGCATTGCTCCCAGTTTTCCCCGCGGCACGTGCAG tATAACATTGAACAAAGGCAAAGAGAGatggagcaggagaagagagaagagctACATCAGCTCATCCGAAAGAGTAAAAATGAGCAGA GTGCTGTAGCCAGTCCACTGGTAAAACAGAAACTTCGGGAACACATAATAATGAAGAGCCAGCCTGCCCACAACAACCTGCCCTTGACTCCAAACCACAGCACTCCTACACCCGGATACAG GCTCCCCGTTCCTGACATGTCCCCAACATCTCCGACTATAGCATGTGACCAGCGTAAAGACCTTGCCCTGCGCAGGACAG TCTCTGAGCCCACTCTGAAGTGGAAGTTAAAGAAGCTCATCAGTACAAGGCCAAACCCGCTGCAGCGTAAGATCAGCGCCCCTCCTGCGGTGAAGCATAGGACAGAAACTCTGG ACTCTTCCACAAGCAGTCTCAGCACCCCAGCATCAGGGTGCAGCTCACCCAACGACAGCCTCCATTCGGACAATGGGCACCTCCCAGTGGCACATGAG GCACAGAGGTTGCTGGCTCATTTCACTTCTCCTCCCAACCACCCTGCAATGCACAACATCACTGCTGGACTTCCTGCTCAG ACTGACCTACGAGTAGCCAGGCCGTTAGCAGTATCTGCTATGCATCAGATCTACATGTCTGTAGACGGAAGCAGTCAAGCCCTGACTCAGCGCCAGCAGCCTCTGCTCATACTGGAACCACATACCGGACTAGTGCATTCCCAGCTTGTCTCTT TTCGTGGTTTGAGTTCCAGTCCTCTCCAGCAGCAACAGCTTCACCTGTCCTCCTCGACCAGAAGGGAAGGCGTAGTTACTTTGCCCTGCCACAGACCTCTGGAGCGAACACGCTCAGAGCCTCCGCCCTACAGCCGCTCACCTCTTACTCTGCATGCCAGCCGCCACCCACACATCCAGCACCAGCTGACCCAGCACTATCACAGGAGTGGACTGGAGAGGTTTAAGCAGAATGCATACCTGTGCAAG ATCCCATCGGAGGATATGGACTTGGAGGAGATTGGATCAGAATCAGGTTCGGGTCCTGGTTCCGTGTGCGATTCAGAACCAGGCTCTATGTGTGAGGAAGGCTACCACAGGAGACACAGCACTGCCAGCACTGACTCAGTTTATGGCACAGAGTCCACTGCCTCCTCACGGGACAGCTTGATCGAGCCCTCACACTCACTTTGTCAG AGGCAAGTGAACCTTAGATCAGGTCTCCATCTGGACCCCATGGCTGCGCCGACCCTAGTTTGGCCTCATCAGCCTCTGGTTCGGACCAAGTCTTCCCCAGCCTCCACTACcctgcctccttctccacatcCACCTGCAACCCTGTCACTGTCCAGCAGTGCAGCAGACGTCCAGCTACGCTTCACCACAG gACTGGTTTATGATGCTCAGATGCAGAAGCATCAGTGTACCTGTGGGGACAACAGCCGCCACCCTGAGCATGCTGGGAGGGTCCAGAGCATCTGGTCCAGACTGCATGAAAGAGGTCTCAGGAGCCAGTGTGag cgtatCCGCAGCAGGAAGGCCACTCTAGAAGAGCTGCAGTCGGTCCATTCAGAGAAACATGTGCTTCTTTTCGGAACCAACCCACTCAACCGCCTTAAACTGGACAACC GAGTCTTATCTCAACGGATTTTTGTGATGTTGCCATGTGGAGGAGTTGGG GTGGACATTGATACAATCTGGAATGAACTTCACACTTCAGTGGCGTCCCGTATTGCTGCAGGATGTGTCACAGACCTGGCACTGAAGGTGGCGCAAGGAGAgctgaag AATGGCTTTGCAGTGGTGAGGCCTCCTGGACACCACGCAAACCACTCCTCCCCTCT GGGCTTCTGTTTCTTCAATTCCGTGGCTATTGCTGCCAAGCAgcttcaacacaaacacaacgtcaGCAAAATCCTCATCGTGGACTGG GATGttcaccacggcaacggcaCCCAGGAAGCCTTCTATAATGACCCAAGCGTACTGTACATCTCTCTGCATCGCTATGACGATGGCAACTTCTTTCCTGGCAGTGGACATCCCAGTGAG GTGGGTGCAGGTGCAGGCGAGGGCTTCAATGTTAATGTGGGATGGACAGGGGGTTTGAACCCGCCCATGGGTGATGCAGAGTACCTGGCTGCATTCAG AGCCGTGGTGATGCCCATCGCTCACGAGTTTTCCCCTGATGTGGTGCTTGTGTCTGCTGGCTTTGATGCTGTTGAAGGACATTTGTCATCACTGGGAGGCTACAAGGTCACAGCCAAGT GTTTTGGCTTCCTGACCCGTCAACTGATGTCACTGGCCGGGGGTCGGGTGGTCCTGGCTCTGGAGGGGGGACATGACCTCAAGGCTATCTGCGATGCCTCTGAAGCCTGCGTAAGCGCCTTGTTGGGCATGGag GTGGAGCCTCTTTCCCAGTCTGTATTGGACCAGAAACCTTGTAAAAATGCAATCCAGTCGCTGGAGAAAGTCGTCCAGGTCCAAG GTGAATACTGGCAGAGTGTGAAAGATTCGGCTGCCACAGTGGATCTGTCGTACCTACAGGCACAGAGACGGCGGCTGAGACGAGATTCGGACAGCGAGGCTGTCAGAGCCATCGCCTCGCTCTCCATGGGATCTGTTGCTTCTGACAA GAAACATCAGTAA